In Acaryochloris marina S15, a single genomic region encodes these proteins:
- a CDS encoding ATP-binding protein, which produces MFKLLRYFSIASLVACSGATLFLWHQDQQTTTAQLISASEQKNVEVTQIVANVVWPQHQSFLSSTEALSQEELQDHPQTAEINQTVRRLIKGTSIAKLKIFDLKGRVVFSTDTKQIGQDKSKYGGFLTARSGETITKLSHKSKFRGVQGLLTEKKFISSYLPLQPQASTSDIEGVIEVYSNVTPLVNQIEEAQQEGLIAVVVTFLGLYGVLVIIVGYAQAILIRQEKAKQAAEAKLAEESEALARSNEALIRSNKELEQFAYVASHDLQEPLRKIEAFGDRLKSKCSDDLSERGQDYVDRMQKAAGRMRQLVQNLLAFSRVTSKSKPFTSVNLNEVVDSVLDDLEIRIRETEAQVNVASLSVIDAEPMQIRQLFQNLLSNALKFRQPDQPLCITVGGQPMADGGDDSLQQSGNMYQIRVADNGIGFEQKYTDRIFRVFQRLHSRNEYDGTGIGLAVCAKIAEHHGGTITADSTPGQGATFIITLPFTQLPMESAS; this is translated from the coding sequence TTGTTTAAGTTACTACGATACTTTTCGATTGCGAGTTTAGTTGCCTGTAGCGGTGCCACTCTCTTCTTGTGGCATCAGGATCAACAAACAACAACGGCTCAACTCATCAGCGCAAGTGAGCAAAAGAATGTTGAAGTCACCCAAATCGTTGCCAATGTGGTGTGGCCCCAGCATCAGTCTTTTCTAAGTTCCACAGAGGCATTATCTCAAGAGGAACTACAAGACCATCCTCAGACGGCTGAGATTAATCAGACGGTCCGTCGGTTGATTAAAGGTACCTCCATTGCCAAACTTAAAATCTTTGATCTGAAGGGTCGAGTGGTTTTCTCGACGGATACGAAACAAATTGGTCAGGATAAATCTAAATATGGTGGTTTTCTGACCGCTCGTTCCGGTGAAACCATCACGAAACTGTCCCATAAAAGTAAATTTCGGGGAGTCCAGGGGCTCCTGACAGAAAAGAAGTTTATTTCCAGCTATTTACCGCTACAGCCTCAAGCCTCTACTTCAGATATTGAAGGCGTCATCGAAGTCTATAGCAATGTCACACCCCTGGTAAATCAAATTGAAGAAGCTCAGCAAGAAGGGCTTATCGCCGTCGTGGTTACCTTTTTGGGCCTGTATGGCGTGTTGGTGATCATCGTGGGCTATGCCCAAGCCATTCTGATTCGCCAAGAGAAGGCGAAACAAGCCGCTGAAGCTAAGCTGGCTGAAGAATCTGAAGCCCTGGCCCGTTCCAATGAAGCCCTGATCCGTTCCAATAAAGAATTAGAGCAGTTTGCCTATGTGGCATCCCATGACTTGCAGGAGCCTTTACGGAAAATTGAGGCCTTTGGCGATCGACTTAAAAGCAAGTGCAGTGATGATCTGAGTGAAAGAGGACAAGATTATGTAGACCGGATGCAAAAAGCAGCCGGGCGGATGCGGCAGCTCGTCCAAAATCTCTTAGCCTTTTCGCGAGTGACGAGCAAGTCGAAACCTTTTACCTCGGTCAATTTGAATGAGGTGGTCGATAGCGTGTTAGATGATCTTGAAATTCGGATTCGAGAAACAGAAGCCCAAGTCAATGTCGCTTCACTGTCTGTCATTGATGCCGAACCCATGCAAATTCGGCAGCTGTTTCAAAACCTGCTTAGCAATGCCCTTAAATTCCGACAGCCCGATCAGCCTTTATGCATCACCGTGGGTGGGCAGCCTATGGCCGATGGCGGGGATGACTCCTTGCAGCAGTCTGGAAACATGTATCAGATCCGTGTAGCTGATAACGGTATTGGCTTTGAGCAAAAATATACAGATCGTATCTTTAGAGTGTTTCAGCGTTTGCATAGCCGCAATGAATATGACGGCACGGGCATTGGTTTAGCGGTCTGCGCCAAAATTGCTGAGCATCATGGTGGCACGATTACCGCAGATAGTACCCCTGGCCAGGGCGCAACTTTTATCATTACCCTACCGTTTACCCAACTTCCCATGGAGAGTGCATCATGA
- a CDS encoding bifunctional diguanylate cyclase/phosphodiesterase translates to MRHLDQLQIKILLVEDDEDDFFLFEDLLDDFQSIQFGLDWVDTYDKGLDAVQKRQHDVYVFDFRLGSRTGLDLLEEVVSLGYRIPIILLTGQEDRETDLAAMDAGATDYLVKGMITSALLERSIRYAINHTRALVALQERESQYDLVAQASNDGLWDWNLQTHQVYYSPRWAAIIGQGGQALQPEIQEWFERIHPEDKDRFKTDLRRHLRRETSAFECQYRILHQDQTYRWVSSRGMAVFGPDQRSVLRMAGSQTDLTHHIALYDHLTGLPSRALFLDQLRRTLTRVNRQTNYLFAVLFLDCDRFKVINDSLGHGIGDQLLIGVAQRLTAALRPGDVIARLGGDEFAILLENIAGPDQAEHVASRLNRELEKAFELQGHTVYISASIGIALNSEHSLQAENLLRDADNAMYRAKALGKSRYVVFESSMHDRVQALLRVETDLRAAIANQEFQLYYQPIVSLATHEIVSLEALIRWQHPERGLVSPLEFIPVAEETGLILAIGQWVLEEACQQLWQWHQTLTEIPPLSISVNLSRKQFSQASLGQQIQSILSETGVSARHLKLEITETMIMENEVMVAELISQLRALGLQLQIDDFGTGYSSLSFLHNFPLDTLKIDRSFIEGLVTDTEKSEIVRTMITLAHNLGMTAIAEGVETQSQLQWLQQHHCDCVQGYLLSKPLSADQMQRALTQSGKVFVQSLETSAVVVSA, encoded by the coding sequence GTGAGGCATCTTGATCAATTGCAGATCAAAATATTGCTGGTTGAAGATGATGAAGATGATTTTTTCTTGTTTGAAGATCTGCTAGATGATTTTCAAAGCATCCAATTTGGCCTGGACTGGGTGGATACCTACGACAAAGGGTTAGATGCGGTTCAAAAGCGGCAACATGATGTCTATGTATTTGATTTTCGCTTAGGCAGTCGGACGGGCTTGGACCTACTAGAAGAAGTGGTGTCCCTCGGCTATCGAATTCCGATTATTTTGTTGACGGGCCAGGAAGATCGCGAAACTGACTTGGCCGCTATGGATGCGGGAGCGACGGACTATTTGGTCAAAGGCATGATCACGTCTGCCTTGCTGGAACGCTCCATTCGGTATGCGATCAACCATACCCGGGCATTGGTCGCTTTACAGGAGCGGGAATCACAGTATGATTTGGTCGCCCAGGCGTCTAATGATGGTCTCTGGGATTGGAACTTACAAACCCACCAAGTCTATTATTCGCCTCGTTGGGCGGCGATTATTGGCCAGGGTGGACAAGCATTACAGCCAGAAATTCAAGAATGGTTTGAGCGCATTCATCCCGAAGATAAGGACCGGTTTAAAACCGACTTGCGACGTCACTTACGACGTGAAACATCGGCCTTTGAATGCCAATATCGAATTTTGCACCAAGATCAGACCTATCGTTGGGTCAGTAGTCGAGGCATGGCTGTTTTTGGACCTGATCAACGTTCTGTTTTACGCATGGCAGGGTCCCAGACCGATCTCACCCACCATATTGCCCTCTATGACCATCTAACGGGCTTGCCGAGTCGGGCTTTATTTTTGGATCAACTCCGTCGTACCCTCACGCGGGTCAATCGCCAAACTAATTATCTGTTTGCCGTCCTGTTTTTAGATTGCGATCGCTTTAAGGTGATCAACGATAGTTTGGGCCATGGGATTGGCGATCAGCTTTTGATTGGCGTGGCCCAGCGGCTGACGGCTGCGTTGCGACCCGGTGATGTGATTGCTCGCTTGGGAGGAGATGAATTTGCCATTCTCCTTGAGAATATTGCCGGGCCCGATCAGGCTGAGCATGTTGCTAGTCGTCTGAACCGAGAACTAGAAAAAGCCTTTGAACTCCAGGGACATACGGTCTACATCTCCGCCAGTATTGGCATTGCCCTCAATTCAGAACATTCGCTCCAGGCTGAAAATTTATTGCGAGATGCAGATAATGCTATGTATCGAGCGAAGGCGCTAGGCAAGTCCAGATATGTTGTGTTTGAATCCTCAATGCACGATCGCGTCCAGGCATTGCTGAGAGTAGAAACGGATCTAAGAGCAGCGATTGCCAACCAGGAGTTTCAGCTGTACTATCAACCGATTGTTTCCTTAGCCACCCATGAGATTGTCAGCTTAGAAGCGTTGATCCGTTGGCAGCATCCTGAGCGAGGTCTAGTCTCGCCCCTGGAATTTATTCCTGTGGCGGAGGAAACGGGATTGATCTTAGCCATTGGTCAGTGGGTGCTGGAAGAAGCCTGTCAACAGTTATGGCAATGGCATCAGACCCTGACCGAGATTCCGCCCTTGAGTATTAGTGTTAATCTTTCCCGTAAGCAGTTTTCTCAGGCGAGTTTAGGCCAACAAATCCAATCGATTCTATCGGAGACGGGAGTAAGTGCCCGCCACCTCAAACTCGAAATTACCGAAACCATGATCATGGAAAATGAGGTGATGGTTGCTGAACTGATCAGTCAACTGCGTGCTTTAGGTCTTCAACTCCAGATCGACGACTTTGGCACGGGGTATTCCTCCCTTAGTTTTTTACATAATTTTCCCTTAGACACCCTGAAAATCGATCGTTCCTTTATCGAAGGCTTGGTGACGGATACAGAAAAGTCAGAAATTGTGCGAACTATGATTACCTTGGCCCATAACTTAGGCATGACTGCCATTGCCGAGGGGGTTGAAACCCAGTCACAGCTTCAATGGCTCCAGCAGCATCATTGTGATTGTGTGCAAGGCTACTTACTGTCTAAGCCCCTATCAGCGGATCAAATGCAAAGGGCGTTGACGCAGTCTGGCAAGGTGTTTGTGCAATCGCTGGAGACGAGTGCTGTGGTGGTATCTGCCTAA
- a CDS encoding alpha/beta hydrolase, producing the protein MTNPYHALIKAGQVMVGLLISLGLLVIVLHGLQIINAWQLPLKPVLAFLGGGSMACFLAAGVMKQQLRRPSSESRKYPWRQRLLWVSLFLVMSINVSTYLAAYALTHVRAPGQGGLGFPKPVNTRTPQERGLTYSTHRLPVNASNWLEAWLIPATGTSQGTVVLFPGNRSTKDKQLIGPAQSFSQLGYDSLLVDYQGVGGSSGYSTTVGMREAEDVVVAFEALPSLNLQPPVITYGVSMGSAAILNAIATQNLQPDAIIIELPFARFMDAVRSRLRHHQIPPFPLAELLVFWGGIQHGVNGFSHNPIEFAQAVQCPTLVMQGQQDPWTSVQEVKALFQQITAPKQLVIAPDGGHHQLIGIDRSLWETSLSNFLQFVDADRE; encoded by the coding sequence ATGACTAATCCGTATCACGCTCTGATCAAAGCTGGGCAGGTCATGGTGGGACTACTGATCAGCCTTGGACTGCTGGTTATAGTCTTACATGGATTACAGATCATTAATGCTTGGCAGCTGCCCCTAAAACCTGTCCTGGCCTTTCTAGGCGGTGGGAGTATGGCCTGCTTCTTAGCAGCAGGGGTCATGAAGCAGCAGCTGAGGCGCCCATCTTCAGAATCTCGAAAATACCCTTGGCGTCAGCGATTGCTTTGGGTCAGTCTTTTTCTAGTGATGAGCATCAATGTCAGCACTTACCTGGCAGCCTATGCCCTCACCCATGTTCGAGCCCCAGGACAAGGGGGGCTTGGTTTTCCTAAACCCGTCAATACTCGTACTCCCCAGGAAAGGGGCTTAACTTACTCTACCCATCGATTGCCCGTCAATGCATCCAACTGGTTAGAAGCCTGGTTGATTCCAGCTACAGGGACCTCTCAAGGAACGGTGGTACTGTTCCCAGGCAATCGCAGTACAAAGGACAAGCAGCTCATCGGTCCCGCTCAATCTTTTTCTCAATTGGGCTATGACTCGCTCTTGGTCGATTATCAAGGGGTGGGAGGATCGAGTGGGTATAGCACTACCGTGGGGATGCGGGAAGCGGAGGATGTTGTCGTTGCGTTTGAAGCATTGCCCTCACTGAATCTACAGCCACCGGTTATTACCTATGGCGTGTCTATGGGGAGTGCGGCGATACTGAATGCGATCGCAACCCAAAACCTCCAGCCCGATGCCATCATTATTGAACTCCCCTTTGCCCGGTTTATGGATGCCGTCCGCAGCCGCCTGCGGCATCACCAAATCCCCCCATTCCCCCTAGCAGAATTACTCGTCTTTTGGGGAGGCATACAGCATGGTGTCAATGGATTTAGCCACAATCCTATTGAATTTGCCCAAGCAGTGCAATGCCCCACCTTAGTCATGCAGGGCCAGCAAGATCCGTGGACATCGGTGCAGGAGGTCAAAGCTCTCTTTCAGCAAATAACTGCCCCCAAACAATTGGTAATTGCACCCGATGGAGGGCATCACCAACTGATTGGGATTGATCGATCGTTATGGGAAACCAGCCTGAGTAACTTCTTACAGTTTGTAGATGCTGATAGGGAGTGA
- a CDS encoding polyamine aminopropyltransferase: protein MPGSESTSVTQRPEPIPLSSRQQRWLLAAAAISSSVGLAAELLLGTLASYLVGNTALAYGVAVGGFLAAMGLGAYVSQFIAVDNQQRQLLKVFLQIELLIAPLTAILPIGLFVVFVADGPIWLGLFLVTLILGILSGLEVPILTRIIEQDRDVKFALAGVLALDYVGALVGSLAFPVLLLPLLGLFPTAVLIGSLPAFMVFRLGRLFRGMRSWSYWGLCIGVGLCVFSPFVIPFSDRLENTLYRAPIVSRIQSSYQRIVLTRSGNDTRLYLDGDLQLSTVDEYRYHEALVHPALSTNAQRRQVLVLGAGDGMALREILKWPEVEKVVLIELDPAVVKLARQYPVLVDRNARALDDPRVEVIFGDAFKLAPQLPDTFDVIIADFPDPDRPALAKLYSQGFYRKLLSRLAPEGIFVTQASSPFFAPKVMDCIATTLAATDLQVYPYTVNVPSFGPWGFVLASPKPVQFSAQSLTIPTRFLTPALLPELFQLPADISIGKAKINRLTDPVIVQYQADPRWSAYY, encoded by the coding sequence ATGCCTGGGTCAGAATCGACCTCTGTGACACAGAGGCCTGAACCTATTCCCCTCAGCTCTCGTCAGCAGCGCTGGTTACTCGCAGCAGCGGCCATCTCTTCGAGCGTTGGCCTAGCCGCAGAATTGCTCTTAGGGACCCTAGCCAGTTATTTAGTCGGCAATACCGCCTTAGCTTACGGTGTCGCCGTGGGCGGCTTTCTGGCAGCCATGGGATTAGGGGCCTATGTCAGCCAATTCATCGCCGTCGACAATCAACAACGCCAGTTACTCAAAGTTTTTTTACAAATTGAGCTTCTAATTGCTCCTTTAACAGCTATCTTACCCATCGGGCTATTCGTCGTTTTTGTCGCGGATGGACCTATTTGGCTGGGGCTGTTTCTAGTCACCCTTATTTTGGGCATTCTATCGGGCCTAGAAGTTCCCATTTTGACCCGCATCATTGAACAAGATCGGGATGTCAAATTCGCCCTCGCGGGGGTCTTAGCCTTAGATTATGTCGGGGCTTTAGTCGGCTCCTTAGCGTTTCCCGTGTTGCTGCTGCCTTTGTTGGGACTGTTTCCCACAGCGGTTCTGATTGGGTCATTACCAGCCTTTATGGTGTTTCGGTTAGGGCGTTTATTTCGGGGCATGCGGTCCTGGAGTTATTGGGGCCTCTGCATTGGCGTTGGCTTATGTGTATTTTCTCCCTTCGTGATACCGTTTAGCGATCGCTTAGAAAATACCCTGTACCGAGCCCCCATTGTCAGTCGCATTCAGTCCAGCTACCAACGCATTGTCCTCACCCGCTCTGGCAACGATACGCGACTCTATCTAGATGGTGACCTCCAGCTTTCCACTGTCGATGAATACCGCTATCACGAAGCCCTAGTCCATCCAGCCCTGAGTACCAATGCCCAAAGACGCCAGGTTCTAGTGCTCGGAGCCGGGGATGGCATGGCCCTACGGGAAATCCTCAAATGGCCGGAAGTTGAAAAAGTTGTGCTCATTGAGCTGGATCCTGCCGTCGTGAAGCTAGCCCGTCAGTATCCTGTACTGGTTGACCGCAATGCTCGTGCCTTAGACGATCCACGAGTAGAAGTGATCTTTGGAGATGCCTTTAAGCTAGCTCCCCAACTTCCCGATACCTTTGACGTGATCATTGCCGATTTCCCCGACCCCGATCGCCCTGCCCTTGCCAAGCTCTACTCCCAAGGATTCTATCGAAAGCTCCTCTCTCGCCTTGCCCCCGAAGGCATCTTCGTCACCCAGGCGTCCAGCCCATTCTTCGCCCCGAAGGTCATGGACTGTATTGCCACAACCTTAGCAGCGACTGATTTACAAGTTTATCCCTACACCGTCAATGTGCCGAGCTTTGGCCCCTGGGGGTTTGTATTAGCTTCTCCAAAACCCGTACAGTTTTCAGCCCAAAGTTTAACGATTCCAACTCGGTTCTTAACTCCAGCACTCCTCCCCGAACTCTTTCAACTTCCCGCAGATATTTCTATCGGTAAAGCCAAGATCAATCGGCTCACCGATCCAGTTATAGTTCAGTACCAAGCCGATCCACGCTGGTCGGCCTATTATTGA
- the bioB gene encoding biotin synthase BioB yields the protein MGSDFSEWVKIALSEETFPQASALAILSDPTIDLLSLVAAAGEVRMTYFGRQVMLHRINDIQNGLCPEDCGYCAQSKISDAPIKKYPLKSEEDIIQEAHEAKAKGVYRYCMVSSGRGPTAERTQHLAHIISRIKNEVGIQTCLSAGLMDQEQATLLKEAGLDRLNHNLNTSESHTADIVTTHTFQDRINTLKAARSAGLDLCSGMIAGMGETDQDIVDVAYQLHNYQVPSIPINFLIPISGNPIYDCNQLTPQRCLRILCLFRFVNPKAEIRIGGGREGHLRGLQALALYPANSLFVEGYLATRGHSVDQVYQLIHDAGFEAAGEHSQSSDLSTTSQFQLDDNPNILNPQTTIS from the coding sequence ATGGGCAGCGATTTCAGTGAGTGGGTCAAAATCGCTTTGTCAGAAGAGACTTTCCCCCAAGCTTCAGCTTTAGCCATATTATCGGACCCCACTATCGACCTGCTGTCCTTGGTCGCAGCAGCGGGGGAAGTGCGGATGACCTATTTTGGTCGGCAGGTAATGCTGCATCGCATCAATGATATTCAAAACGGCCTCTGCCCAGAAGATTGTGGCTATTGTGCCCAGTCCAAAATTTCCGACGCCCCCATCAAAAAATATCCCCTCAAAAGCGAAGAAGACATTATCCAAGAGGCCCATGAAGCCAAAGCGAAAGGGGTATATCGCTACTGTATGGTATCGAGCGGCAGAGGACCTACCGCAGAACGGACCCAGCATTTAGCCCATATTATTAGCCGCATCAAAAATGAAGTAGGCATTCAAACCTGTCTTTCCGCTGGCTTGATGGACCAAGAACAGGCCACCCTCCTCAAGGAAGCGGGCCTGGACCGCCTCAACCACAATCTCAACACCAGCGAGTCCCATACGGCTGATATTGTCACCACTCACACCTTTCAAGACCGGATCAACACCTTAAAAGCAGCTCGTTCAGCCGGACTAGATTTATGTAGCGGCATGATTGCGGGCATGGGAGAAACAGACCAGGATATCGTTGATGTTGCCTATCAGCTGCACAACTATCAAGTCCCGTCCATTCCCATTAACTTCCTCATACCGATTTCTGGGAATCCCATTTATGACTGTAACCAGCTCACACCCCAGCGCTGCTTACGGATTCTTTGCCTGTTCCGATTTGTGAATCCCAAAGCTGAGATTCGGATTGGGGGTGGGAGAGAAGGTCATCTGCGGGGTCTGCAAGCCTTAGCACTATACCCAGCCAACTCTCTCTTTGTAGAGGGCTATTTAGCCACTAGGGGGCATAGTGTTGACCAAGTCTACCAACTCATTCATGATGCCGGTTTCGAAGCCGCTGGGGAACATTCACAGAGTAGCGACCTGAGTACGACATCCCAATTCCAGTTGGATGATAATCCCAACATTTTGAATCCACAAACAACCATCAGTTGA
- a CDS encoding response regulator, producing the protein MTTVKTAPITILMADDDEDDRMLTAEALEESRLSNEIRFVENGEELMNYLFRRGQYTDPKTSPRPGLILLDLNMPKKDGREALQEIKANPELRRIPIVVLTTSNTDIDIYRSYDLGANTYITKPVTFDALVEVMQTLGQYWFTVVALPPEQCCEAS; encoded by the coding sequence ATGACCACCGTCAAAACTGCCCCAATCACCATTTTGATGGCTGATGATGATGAAGATGATCGGATGCTAACGGCTGAAGCTCTAGAAGAAAGCCGTCTGAGTAATGAAATTCGCTTTGTTGAAAATGGCGAAGAGTTGATGAACTATTTGTTTCGTCGTGGGCAATATACTGATCCCAAAACATCCCCCCGGCCTGGCTTGATCTTGCTCGACCTCAATATGCCGAAAAAAGATGGTCGCGAAGCCTTACAAGAAATTAAAGCAAATCCTGAACTGCGCCGAATTCCGATTGTTGTCTTAACAACCTCTAATACTGATATCGATATTTACCGCAGTTATGACCTAGGAGCGAATACATACATTACCAAGCCAGTCACCTTTGATGCATTGGTAGAGGTGATGCAGACCCTAGGTCAGTACTGGTTTACCGTTGTGGCATTACCCCCGGAGCAATGTTGTGAGGCATCTTGA
- a CDS encoding HAD-IA family hydrolase, with translation MKPSVIFLDAVGTLFGVRGTVGEIYSHFAAQSGVQVDPKLLNQAFVESFFAAPKFAFPGVAPPDLPAQELLWWKAVAARAFQQVGAFSDFTDFDAFFQILFDHFATPEPWFVYPEVPQVLQKWQLQGIQLGVISNFDSRLHPVLTALELSDYFETVTSSTAVGSAKPDAQVFAAALAKHPVTANGVWHIGDSWQDDYQGAEQAGLRGVWLNRAGKSPPGPTHTEIADLSRLALTSEQ, from the coding sequence ATGAAGCCCTCTGTTATTTTTCTCGATGCTGTTGGCACCTTGTTTGGGGTGCGAGGGACGGTTGGGGAAATTTATAGCCACTTTGCGGCCCAATCAGGGGTCCAAGTGGATCCTAAATTGTTAAATCAAGCCTTTGTGGAGAGCTTTTTTGCCGCCCCTAAATTCGCCTTTCCGGGCGTTGCGCCCCCCGACTTACCTGCACAGGAATTACTTTGGTGGAAGGCGGTGGCTGCCCGTGCCTTTCAACAAGTGGGTGCCTTCTCAGACTTTACGGATTTTGATGCTTTCTTTCAGATTTTGTTTGATCACTTCGCGACCCCAGAGCCTTGGTTTGTCTATCCTGAAGTGCCGCAGGTCCTCCAAAAATGGCAACTGCAGGGTATTCAATTAGGGGTGATTTCTAACTTTGACAGCCGCTTACATCCTGTTTTAACCGCTCTAGAGTTGAGTGACTATTTTGAAACCGTTACTAGTTCTACCGCAGTTGGCTCAGCAAAGCCAGACGCTCAGGTATTCGCAGCCGCATTAGCTAAACATCCAGTGACTGCTAACGGCGTTTGGCATATTGGCGATAGCTGGCAGGATGATTATCAGGGCGCTGAACAGGCAGGACTCCGAGGGGTATGGTTGAATCGAGCAGGAAAATCCCCCCCCGGACCGACCCACACAGAAATTGCAGATCTATCCCGATTGGCGTTGACCTCGGAGCAGTAA
- a CDS encoding DUF4178 domain-containing protein, protein MAYLWLFIIIMGVLGVVLYMRQQSGKSLPFTSQPQALPSLERTVFTLEVGDIVQHMGTDWVVEGKLVYDDQGYSWLEYLLLDGSRRQWLSVEEDDVVEVALLEVTTALEVGTNPPPELTFANESYRHKGSGMAHMTRTGSTLNRNAERCQYFDYQGPDNKILSIENWDGDIEVTIGQKIHPSMLTLLPGDGQRIYGA, encoded by the coding sequence ATGGCTTACCTTTGGCTATTTATCATCATCATGGGCGTATTGGGTGTTGTCCTCTACATGAGACAACAATCCGGAAAATCTCTACCCTTTACATCCCAACCCCAAGCGTTGCCGTCCCTCGAACGCACCGTCTTTACCTTGGAAGTCGGTGATATTGTCCAACATATGGGAACGGACTGGGTGGTTGAAGGCAAACTGGTCTACGACGATCAAGGTTACTCCTGGCTAGAATACCTACTCCTAGACGGTAGCCGCCGCCAATGGCTCTCCGTCGAAGAGGATGATGTGGTTGAAGTGGCGTTATTGGAAGTCACCACTGCCCTAGAAGTGGGCACCAATCCTCCTCCTGAACTGACCTTCGCCAATGAAAGCTATCGCCATAAAGGATCGGGGATGGCCCACATGACCCGCACAGGATCGACCCTCAATCGCAACGCAGAGCGATGTCAATATTTCGACTATCAGGGACCTGACAACAAAATCCTATCGATTGAAAACTGGGATGGCGATATTGAAGTCACCATTGGTCAAAAGATTCATCCCTCCATGCTGACCTTACTCCCTGGAGATGGTCAGCGTATTTATGGGGCTTAA
- the mnmE gene encoding tRNA uridine-5-carboxymethylaminomethyl(34) synthesis GTPase MnmE, with protein MKQTTIAAIATAIVPQQGSIGIVRLSGAEAVSMAQQLFQAPGNQLWESHRVLYGYIRNPSTQQVIDEGLLLLMLAPRSYTREDVVELHCHGGIIAVQQVLEACLQVGAELAQPGEFTLRAFLNGRLDLTQAEGVADLVGARSPQAAQAALAGVQGKLASPIRELRQRCLDTLAEVEARVDFEDDLPPLDESGVQAELQEIHATLQAILATADQGELLRNGLKVAIIGRPNVGKSSLLNAWCRCDRAIVTDLPGTTRDVVESQLVVGGIPVQVLDTAGIRETKDQVEQIGVNRSHQAAQSADLVLLTIDAAAGWTAADQHLYQAFQDLPMILIINKVDLVPTQKVNYPDTITQVVSTIAAQNQGISALETAILDTVQTQSLQAANLDWAINQRQAAALQKAQTALEHVQGAMADQLPLDFWTIDLRGAIQALGEITGEDITESVLDRIFSRFCIGK; from the coding sequence ATGAAGCAAACTACGATTGCTGCGATCGCAACCGCTATTGTGCCCCAACAAGGCAGTATTGGTATCGTTCGCCTGTCGGGTGCCGAGGCCGTATCGATGGCTCAGCAGCTTTTTCAGGCACCGGGAAACCAGCTATGGGAGAGTCATCGGGTTCTTTATGGTTATATTCGAAATCCTTCAACGCAGCAGGTGATTGATGAAGGTTTGTTACTGCTGATGCTAGCGCCTCGCTCCTATACCCGTGAGGACGTGGTGGAATTGCATTGTCATGGGGGAATAATCGCGGTGCAGCAGGTGTTAGAGGCCTGTTTACAGGTAGGAGCAGAACTCGCCCAGCCTGGAGAATTTACCCTTAGAGCTTTTCTGAATGGGCGGTTGGATTTGACCCAAGCAGAAGGCGTAGCAGATCTGGTGGGGGCTCGTTCTCCCCAAGCGGCGCAAGCAGCCCTAGCGGGAGTGCAGGGTAAGTTGGCCTCCCCCATTCGAGAGCTGCGGCAGCGCTGTCTAGATACCTTGGCAGAAGTAGAGGCTAGAGTCGATTTCGAAGATGATTTACCTCCTTTGGATGAATCTGGTGTTCAGGCAGAACTGCAGGAGATTCACGCCACACTCCAGGCGATTTTAGCGACGGCAGACCAGGGAGAATTATTGCGAAATGGGCTGAAGGTGGCAATCATAGGCCGTCCGAATGTGGGTAAATCGAGCTTGTTGAATGCGTGGTGTCGATGCGATCGCGCCATTGTTACGGACCTCCCTGGCACCACGCGGGATGTGGTGGAATCCCAGTTAGTCGTGGGTGGGATTCCTGTTCAGGTTTTGGATACCGCCGGTATTCGGGAGACGAAAGATCAGGTCGAACAAATAGGCGTGAACCGATCCCATCAAGCGGCCCAGTCTGCCGATCTAGTCTTGCTCACCATTGATGCTGCAGCCGGATGGACAGCTGCAGATCAGCACCTCTATCAAGCCTTTCAAGATCTACCGATGATTTTGATTATTAATAAGGTAGATTTAGTCCCCACACAGAAGGTGAACTATCCAGACACGATTACTCAGGTGGTGTCGACCATTGCTGCTCAAAACCAGGGCATTTCCGCCTTGGAAACCGCGATTTTGGATACAGTGCAAACTCAGTCCCTGCAAGCTGCCAATCTAGATTGGGCTATTAATCAGCGACAGGCAGCAGCATTGCAAAAAGCCCAAACGGCTTTAGAGCATGTGCAAGGTGCGATGGCAGATCAACTACCGTTAGATTTCTGGACCATCGACCTGCGAGGTGCGATTCAAGCCTTAGGCGAAATCACTGGAGAAGACATTACAGAATCGGTCTTAGATCGCATTTTTAGTCGATTTTGCATTGGTAAATAA